One part of the Rhizobium rhizogenes genome encodes these proteins:
- a CDS encoding methyl-accepting chemotaxis protein gives MSFLKNAKIKTKVVFVISLMSLMSLSGISYVSVQYKNTDNVYSDFIANEALAAVLNARTSGNLNALGMQMLRASLNDPAGSDFESAVKTFRADRKQLEERQNKIMELVPARIEAARDILKGVVEVEEIGNQVITLMQAGKTAEAQQMALNVLRKIGEVSPKISAGNEQLIQVMNDGRQRLTASTDTTIWTGLIGIALVSLALIALGLFVSSRGITTPIARLRERMGSLAAGDTAGEIDGMDRKDEVGQMAAAVQAFRENAIERVRLENETEANRSTSEKDRIEREKQKAKEAADVQFAVDNLATALSKIAQGDVTYRIVQPFVVGLDGIRGDFNRAAEQLQSTLTQVAQNARGIDAGANEIRSAADDLARRTEQQAAAVEETAAALEEITITVKDSTKRAQEAGHLVGRAKVGAEKSGEVVQKAVAAMEQIATSANQISNIIGVIDEIAFQTNLLALNAGVEAARAGDAGKGFAVVAQEVRELAQRSAGAAKEIKNLITTSNSQVEQGVQLVGETGKALELIVTEVQDINRHVAAIAESAQEQSSGLQQINTAVNQMDQDTQKNAAMVEESTAASHGLAREASSLNGLIAQFKLSEGGYSEASAPVRTVSSSDRPAASPARALGGRIRAAFSGNAALNTSADSWEEF, from the coding sequence ATGTCTTTCCTGAAGAATGCCAAGATAAAAACGAAGGTCGTTTTTGTCATTTCGCTGATGAGTTTGATGTCGCTTTCCGGAATCAGCTACGTCAGCGTGCAATATAAGAATACCGACAATGTCTATAGCGATTTCATCGCCAACGAGGCTCTTGCGGCGGTGCTGAACGCCCGGACCAGCGGCAATCTCAACGCGCTCGGCATGCAGATGCTTCGCGCCAGCCTCAATGATCCCGCCGGCAGTGATTTCGAATCGGCGGTCAAGACATTCAGGGCAGACCGCAAACAGCTTGAGGAGCGCCAGAACAAGATCATGGAACTGGTGCCGGCCCGCATCGAGGCTGCCCGCGATATCCTGAAGGGTGTCGTTGAAGTCGAGGAGATCGGCAATCAGGTCATCACGCTCATGCAGGCGGGAAAAACCGCCGAAGCGCAGCAGATGGCGCTGAACGTCCTTCGAAAGATCGGCGAAGTGTCGCCGAAGATCAGCGCCGGCAATGAGCAGCTCATCCAGGTCATGAATGACGGCAGGCAGCGCCTCACCGCCAGCACCGATACGACGATCTGGACGGGCCTGATCGGCATAGCGCTTGTTTCCCTGGCCCTGATCGCACTTGGCCTGTTTGTCTCGTCGCGTGGCATCACCACCCCGATTGCGCGGCTTCGTGAGCGCATGGGATCGCTGGCGGCCGGTGATACGGCAGGCGAAATCGACGGAATGGACCGCAAGGATGAAGTTGGCCAGATGGCCGCTGCGGTTCAGGCCTTCCGTGAAAACGCAATCGAGCGTGTGCGGCTTGAAAATGAAACCGAGGCCAACCGGTCGACCTCTGAAAAGGATCGGATAGAGCGCGAGAAACAGAAGGCGAAAGAGGCTGCCGACGTACAGTTTGCCGTCGACAATCTTGCTACCGCGCTTTCGAAGATCGCTCAGGGCGACGTTACCTATCGGATCGTGCAGCCGTTTGTTGTCGGGCTTGACGGTATTCGCGGTGATTTCAACCGGGCGGCCGAACAGTTGCAGTCGACCCTTACCCAGGTGGCGCAGAATGCCCGCGGCATCGACGCCGGCGCCAACGAAATCCGGTCTGCGGCAGATGATCTGGCGAGACGTACCGAACAGCAGGCGGCAGCCGTTGAAGAGACTGCGGCGGCGCTGGAAGAAATCACCATCACGGTGAAGGATTCCACCAAACGCGCGCAGGAAGCGGGTCATCTTGTCGGCCGCGCAAAGGTCGGCGCGGAAAAGTCGGGCGAGGTTGTGCAGAAGGCCGTCGCGGCGATGGAACAGATCGCGACATCCGCCAATCAGATTTCCAACATCATCGGCGTGATCGACGAGATTGCCTTCCAGACCAACCTTCTGGCGCTGAATGCCGGCGTGGAAGCGGCGCGTGCCGGTGATGCGGGCAAGGGCTTTGCCGTTGTCGCGCAGGAGGTTCGTGAACTGGCGCAGCGTTCCGCCGGTGCCGCCAAGGAAATCAAGAACCTGATCACGACATCCAATAGTCAGGTGGAGCAGGGCGTGCAGCTGGTTGGTGAAACCGGCAAGGCGCTGGAACTGATCGTCACCGAAGTGCAGGACATCAACCGGCACGTCGCGGCGATCGCGGAATCGGCACAGGAACAGTCCTCCGGCCTCCAGCAGATCAACACGGCTGTGAACCAGATGGATCAGGACACCCAGAAGAACGCCGCCATGGTGGAAGAAAGCACGGCTGCAAGCCACGGTCTTGCACGCGAGGCGTCTTCGCTCAACGGCCTCATCGCCCAGTTCAAACTGTCCGAAGGCGGTTACAGTGAAGCTTCCGCTCCGGTTCGCACCGTCTCTTCGTCCGACAGGCCCGCGGCGTCTCCGGCGCGCGCGCTCGGCGGCAGGATCAGGGCTGCGTTTTCCGGCAATGCCGCGCTGAACACCTCTGCGGACAGCTGGGAGGAGTTTTGA
- a CDS encoding bifunctional aconitate hydratase 2/2-methylisocitrate dehydratase, with translation MNLYLDYLAEIKSREQQGLAPKPIDDGALTAEIIALIKDAGSEYRTDALKFFIYNTLPGTTSAAGVKAAFLKQIILGEVVVPEITPAFALELLSHMKGGPSVEVLLDITLGDDAALAEQAGEVLKTQVFLYDADMFRLRDAFKAGNAVAKGVLESYARAEFFTKLPDVEDEIKVVTFIAAEGDISTDLLSPGNQAHSRSDRQLHGQCMITPEAQAEIVALQKQHPDKRVMMIAEKGTMGVGSSRMSGVNNVALWTGKQASPYVPFVNFAPVVAGTNGISPIFATTVDVTGGIGINLKNWVKKLGEDGKPILNNDGNPILEQKYSVETGTVLKIDAKSRKLRDESGNELVDVAAAFTPQKMEFMKAGSSYAIVFGKKLQTFAAQTLGIEATPVFAPNKEIAIEGQGLTAVEKIFNRNAVGVTPGKVLHAGSDVRVKVNIVGSQDTTGLMTAQELEAMAATVISPLVDGAYQSGCHTASVWDKKAQANIPKLMSFMNNFGVITARDPKGVYHSMTDVIHKVLNDITVDDWAIIIGGDSHTRMSKGVAFGADSGTVALALATGEATMPIPQSVKVTFKGTMQPHMDFRDVVHATQAQMLKQHGDNVFQGRIIEVHIGTLLADQAFTFTDWTAEMKAKASICISEDETLIESLEIAKSRIQIMIDKGMDNAAQTLKGLIAKADQRIAEIRSGEKPALTPDDNAKYFAEVVVDLDEIDEPMIADPDVNNADVSRRYTHDTIRPVSYYGGTKKVDLGFVGSCMVHKGDMKIVAQMLKNIEKAEGKVEFKAPLVVAAPTYNIIDELKAEGDWEILQKYSGFEFDDLKPKTTNRTEYENILYLERPGCNLCMGNQEKAEKGDTVLATSTRLFQGRVVEDTAEKKGESLLASTPVVVLSAILGRTPSAEEYKAAVEGIDLTKFTPSKGTPIDSLSVHY, from the coding sequence ATGAACCTTTACTTGGATTACCTGGCTGAGATCAAAAGCAGAGAACAACAAGGGCTCGCACCCAAGCCGATCGATGACGGCGCATTGACCGCCGAAATCATTGCGCTGATCAAGGATGCCGGTAGCGAATACCGGACGGACGCCCTCAAGTTCTTCATCTACAATACCCTGCCGGGCACCACGAGTGCTGCGGGCGTCAAGGCGGCTTTCCTCAAGCAGATCATTCTCGGCGAAGTCGTCGTGCCAGAGATCACGCCTGCCTTCGCACTGGAACTGCTGTCGCACATGAAGGGTGGCCCTTCCGTCGAAGTGCTGCTTGACATCACGCTCGGTGATGACGCGGCACTTGCCGAGCAGGCGGGTGAGGTTCTGAAGACCCAGGTCTTCCTTTATGACGCCGACATGTTCCGGCTGCGCGATGCCTTCAAGGCAGGCAATGCCGTCGCCAAAGGCGTGCTTGAAAGCTATGCCAGGGCTGAATTCTTCACCAAGCTTCCAGATGTGGAAGACGAAATCAAGGTCGTGACCTTCATCGCCGCCGAAGGCGATATTTCGACCGACCTTCTGTCGCCCGGCAACCAGGCGCATTCGCGCTCCGACCGCCAGCTGCACGGCCAGTGTATGATCACGCCGGAAGCGCAGGCGGAAATCGTCGCGCTTCAGAAGCAGCATCCCGACAAGCGGGTGATGATGATCGCCGAAAAGGGCACGATGGGCGTTGGCTCGTCACGCATGTCCGGCGTCAACAACGTGGCGCTGTGGACCGGCAAGCAGGCCAGCCCCTATGTGCCCTTCGTCAATTTCGCACCCGTCGTTGCCGGCACCAACGGCATCTCGCCGATCTTCGCCACTACCGTCGATGTGACGGGTGGTATTGGCATCAACCTGAAGAACTGGGTGAAGAAGCTCGGTGAAGACGGCAAGCCGATCCTCAACAATGACGGCAACCCGATCCTCGAGCAGAAATATTCGGTCGAGACCGGCACTGTGCTGAAGATCGACGCCAAGAGCCGCAAACTTCGCGACGAAAGCGGCAATGAGCTGGTTGACGTTGCCGCCGCCTTCACGCCCCAGAAGATGGAATTCATGAAGGCGGGCAGCTCCTATGCCATCGTCTTCGGCAAGAAGCTCCAGACTTTTGCGGCTCAGACGCTCGGCATCGAGGCGACGCCGGTCTTTGCTCCGAACAAGGAAATCGCGATCGAAGGTCAGGGCCTCACCGCCGTTGAGAAGATCTTCAACCGCAACGCCGTCGGCGTGACCCCCGGCAAGGTTCTGCATGCCGGTTCGGACGTTCGCGTCAAGGTCAACATCGTCGGCTCGCAGGATACGACCGGCCTGATGACCGCGCAGGAACTTGAGGCGATGGCGGCAACCGTCATTTCGCCGCTGGTGGATGGCGCCTATCAGTCGGGCTGCCACACGGCCTCCGTCTGGGACAAGAAGGCGCAGGCGAACATTCCGAAGCTCATGTCCTTCATGAACAATTTCGGCGTCATCACCGCGCGTGACCCGAAGGGCGTCTATCATTCGATGACGGACGTGATCCACAAGGTGCTGAACGACATCACCGTGGATGACTGGGCGATCATCATCGGCGGCGACAGCCATACGCGCATGTCCAAGGGCGTCGCCTTCGGCGCCGACTCGGGCACCGTGGCGCTGGCGCTGGCGACGGGCGAGGCGACCATGCCGATCCCGCAATCGGTCAAGGTCACCTTCAAGGGCACGATGCAGCCGCATATGGACTTCCGCGACGTCGTGCATGCGACGCAGGCGCAGATGCTGAAGCAGCATGGCGACAATGTCTTCCAGGGCCGCATCATCGAAGTCCATATCGGCACGTTGCTCGCCGACCAGGCCTTCACCTTCACCGACTGGACGGCCGAGATGAAGGCCAAGGCGTCGATCTGCATCTCCGAAGACGAGACGCTGATCGAGTCGCTGGAGATCGCCAAGTCGCGCATCCAGATCATGATCGACAAGGGCATGGACAATGCCGCCCAGACGCTGAAGGGCCTGATTGCCAAGGCGGATCAGCGTATTGCCGAAATCCGTTCGGGCGAGAAGCCCGCCTTGACCCCCGACGACAATGCGAAATATTTCGCCGAAGTCGTCGTGGATCTCGATGAGATCGACGAACCGATGATCGCGGACCCCGACGTCAACAATGCCGATGTCTCGCGGCGTTATACTCATGATACGATCCGTCCGGTCTCCTATTACGGCGGCACCAAGAAGGTCGATCTAGGCTTCGTCGGTTCGTGCATGGTGCATAAGGGTGACATGAAGATCGTCGCCCAGATGTTGAAGAACATCGAAAAGGCCGAAGGCAAGGTCGAGTTCAAGGCGCCGCTCGTCGTTGCCGCGCCGACCTACAACATCATCGACGAGCTGAAGGCGGAAGGGGATTGGGAAATCCTGCAGAAGTATTCCGGCTTCGAATTCGATGACCTGAAGCCGAAGACCACCAATCGCACCGAATACGAGAACATCCTCTATCTGGAACGCCCGGGCTGCAATCTGTGCATGGGCAACCAGGAAAAGGCGGAAAAGGGTGACACCGTTCTGGCAACCTCGACCCGCCTGTTCCAGGGCCGCGTCGTGGAAGACACGGCTGAAAAGAAGGGTGAATCGCTTCTGGCCTCGACCCCGGTCGTCGTCCTGTCGGCAATCCTTGGCCGCACGCCGAGTGCGGAGGAATATAAGGCAGCCGTCGAAGGGATCGATCTGACCAAGTTCACCCCGTCGAAGGGTACGCCGATCGATTCCCTCTCGGTCCATTATTGA
- a CDS encoding ABC transporter substrate-binding protein, with protein MKNLLLAILLSMLATGPAHPQPTEGTSTYFPAPAGETERLVINGAADTSALKPLLLDFQQIEPNIAIDYTDFVTNDLYREADAACREEKEFGDLLMSSSVDQMVKLANDGCATPHVSAETRAVENHANSWRDEVYGFTFEPSVIVYHSDYVPPQDVPHTRAELADLLRRKQEFYRGHVATYDLRQSGVGYLLAFLDAEQNSTAYGRLLESMSRVDTQLRCCNNSVLADISNQKIYIGYNVIGSYAYAATLRDPKLKIVLPRDYTLVLSRAALIPQKARQPALAGRFIDYLLSERGRRVAREKSFFFSRDGTMPTGVDGPPSLIESGVGRIVRIGPALLATQDAAQRKRFIDDWTDVMTSESNSGAN; from the coding sequence TTGAAAAATCTGCTCCTGGCAATCCTGCTTTCGATGCTGGCCACGGGGCCGGCGCACCCGCAGCCGACGGAGGGCACCTCCACGTATTTCCCCGCGCCGGCCGGGGAAACGGAACGCCTTGTCATCAACGGCGCCGCCGACACCTCCGCCCTGAAACCGCTTCTGCTCGACTTCCAGCAGATCGAACCGAACATCGCCATCGATTACACCGATTTCGTCACCAATGACCTCTATCGCGAAGCGGACGCCGCATGCCGGGAGGAAAAGGAGTTCGGCGACCTTCTGATGTCATCCTCGGTTGATCAGATGGTGAAGCTCGCCAATGACGGATGCGCCACGCCGCATGTGTCGGCCGAAACGCGGGCGGTGGAGAACCATGCCAATAGCTGGCGCGACGAGGTCTATGGCTTCACCTTCGAGCCGAGCGTCATCGTCTACCACAGCGATTATGTTCCACCGCAGGATGTGCCGCATACGCGTGCCGAACTTGCCGATCTGCTGCGCCGCAAACAGGAATTCTACCGCGGCCACGTCGCGACCTACGATCTTCGCCAGTCAGGCGTCGGTTATCTTCTGGCCTTCCTCGATGCGGAACAGAATTCCACCGCCTATGGCCGCCTGCTGGAAAGCATGAGCCGCGTCGACACCCAGCTGCGCTGCTGCAACAATTCCGTGCTGGCCGATATTTCCAACCAGAAGATATATATCGGATACAATGTCATAGGCTCCTACGCCTATGCCGCGACGCTGCGTGATCCGAAGCTGAAGATCGTGTTGCCACGTGATTATACCCTTGTTCTGAGCAGGGCCGCGCTCATTCCGCAAAAGGCAAGGCAACCGGCGCTTGCCGGGCGCTTCATCGACTATCTTCTCTCCGAGCGCGGGCGCCGCGTCGCGCGGGAGAAATCCTTCTTTTTCTCACGCGACGGCACCATGCCAACGGGTGTCGATGGTCCTCCATCGCTCATCGAAAGCGGCGTGGGCCGCATCGTCCGGATCGGCCCCGCCCTTCTCGCCACCCAGGATGCCGCCCAGCGTAAACGCTTCATCGATGACTGGACCGACGTGATGACGTCCGAAAGCAATTCCGGAGCGAACTGA
- a CDS encoding sensor histidine kinase gives MTTREPSLFSRLVIRVGMVLLIGASILISAAGYYAQTAANKTYDQLLRGAAMQIADGITQNDGKLIVNLPLSAFELLGFAERDRIFYRIVGPDGAIVSGYPDLNVDYDSIAARYDPQLETEQYRGVEVRTITVSRALADQAQGGWIYVILAQTTEARRALAAEITQGAILIVGIMILLGLGGTFLAVRYALKPVTRLALALRQRNPEDLTPMEMPAPQELQPFLGAINHFMTRLDERVVRLQQFIADAAHQIRTPLTGLSAQVDMLDETNMIPENRERTQRIKIRTGELAQLTNQLLSHAMVIHRSGIIQLENVNLVTVARTAFHHAVPLTVDPDMVISFEADEALLPVRGDPVSLREAIANIISNALRHGAVSRLDVRVMRHDGRICVEVEDDGPGIPPEKWDQMSRRFNAASANAASASGLGFAIAAEVAVAHGGRIRFREKGDTGFTVILDLPSAREESA, from the coding sequence ATGACAACGCGTGAACCGTCGCTGTTTTCGCGCCTCGTCATCCGTGTGGGCATGGTTCTGCTCATCGGCGCAAGCATACTCATTTCCGCCGCCGGTTATTATGCCCAGACGGCGGCCAACAAGACCTACGACCAGCTTCTGCGCGGCGCGGCCATGCAGATTGCCGACGGCATCACCCAGAATGACGGCAAGCTGATCGTCAATCTGCCCCTTTCCGCTTTCGAGCTGCTCGGTTTTGCGGAACGGGACCGCATTTTTTATCGCATCGTCGGGCCGGACGGCGCCATCGTCAGCGGATATCCCGATCTCAATGTCGATTACGATTCCATCGCCGCGCGTTACGATCCGCAGCTCGAAACGGAACAATATCGCGGCGTCGAAGTGCGGACCATCACGGTGTCGCGCGCGCTGGCCGACCAGGCGCAGGGCGGATGGATCTATGTCATTCTGGCGCAGACCACCGAGGCGCGCCGGGCGCTGGCCGCCGAGATAACCCAGGGCGCCATATTGATCGTCGGTATCATGATCCTGCTTGGACTTGGCGGCACCTTCCTTGCCGTGCGTTATGCGCTAAAGCCAGTCACCCGGCTCGCTCTCGCCCTGCGGCAGCGCAATCCCGAAGACCTGACGCCCATGGAAATGCCCGCGCCGCAGGAATTGCAGCCGTTTCTGGGTGCCATCAACCACTTCATGACCCGGCTGGACGAACGCGTGGTGCGCCTGCAGCAGTTCATCGCCGATGCCGCCCACCAGATACGCACCCCGCTGACCGGACTTTCCGCCCAAGTGGACATGCTCGATGAGACGAACATGATCCCCGAAAATCGCGAGCGCACCCAGCGCATCAAGATACGCACGGGCGAACTGGCGCAACTGACCAACCAGCTGCTCAGCCACGCTATGGTCATCCATCGCTCCGGCATCATCCAGCTCGAAAACGTCAATCTGGTCACGGTGGCGCGCACGGCCTTCCACCATGCCGTTCCGCTGACTGTCGATCCCGACATGGTGATTTCCTTCGAGGCCGACGAAGCGCTGCTACCGGTCAGGGGCGATCCCGTCAGCCTCAGGGAAGCGATCGCAAACATCATCAGCAATGCGCTGCGCCATGGCGCGGTTTCGCGTCTCGATGTCCGGGTAATGCGGCATGACGGGCGCATCTGCGTCGAAGTGGAAGATGACGGGCCGGGCATTCCCCCGGAAAAATGGGACCAGATGTCGCGCCGCTTCAACGCCGCTTCCGCCAATGCCGCCTCCGCCTCGGGGCTCGGCTTTGCCATAGCGGCCGAGGTCGCGGTCGCGCATGGCGGTCGGATTCGCTTTCGCGAAAAGGGCGACACCGGTTTTACCGTCATTCTGGATCTGCCCAGCGCCCGGGAGGAAAGCGCTTGA